One window from the genome of Prinia subflava isolate CZ2003 ecotype Zambia chromosome 2, Cam_Psub_1.2, whole genome shotgun sequence encodes:
- the CHRM3 gene encoding muscarinic acetylcholine receptor M3 isoform X1 yields MLYTSPLPCPCLHADTLQVLFPKEEFTELQCLIQLSALMILTGPCRLCQRGTMIMQNNSSSLPLFPNVSSFWKRDPHGPGLPDEAASLIGSYDFPQTTESFPFSTVESANMTLNATSKDPLGGHTVWQVVLIAFLTGILALVTIIGNILVIVAFKVNKQLKTVNNYFLLSLACADLIIGVLSMNLYTTYIIMDHWALGSLACDLWLSIDYVASNASVMNLLVISFDRYFSITRPLTYRAKRTTKRAGVMIGLAWIVSFVLWAPAILFWQYFVGERTVPPDECFIQFLTEPIITFGTAIAAFYLPVTIMSILYWRIYKETEKRTKELAGLQASGSEAEAARFVHQTGSSRSCSSYELQRQNMKRSARKKYGRCHFWLTMKSWEPSTDQGDQEHSSSDSWNNNDAAASLENSASSDEEDIAAETRAIYSIVLKLPGHSAILNSTKLPSSEDLHESGDELQKSDTESKEKKPKKLHPPKSVQDGGNFQKSFTKLPIEPESEETTTASDGISSVTKTSTALPLSFKEATLAKKFALKTRSQITKRKRMSLIKEKKAAQTLSAILFAFIITWTPYNIMVLVNTFCSCIPKTFWHLGYWLCYINSTVNPMCYALCNKTFRNTFKMLLLCQCDKRKRRKQQYQQRQSVIFHKRIPREAS; encoded by the coding sequence ACTATGTCAGAGAGGCACAATGATCATGCAAAACAACAGTTCATCCTTGCCCCTTTTTCCGAATGTGAGCTCCTTCTGGAAGAGAGATCCGCATGGACCGGGCCTCCCTGATGAAGCAGCATCACTCATTGGCAGCTATGATTTCCCTCAGACCACAGAGAGTTTCCCTTTCTCCACTGTGGAATCAGCAAACATGACCCTAAATGCCACAAGCAAAGACCCTCTGGGTGGACACACTGTCTGGCAAGTAGTTTTGATTGCTTTCCTCACTGGGATCCTTGCACTGGTGACCATCATAGGAAACATCTTAGTGATTGTTGCATTTAAGGTTAACAAACAACTGAAAACAGTCAACAACTACTTCTTGTTGAGCCTTGCTTGTGCAGATTTGATCATCGGTGTTCTCTCCATGAATCTTTATACCACATACATCATCATGGACCACTGGGCTTTGGGAAGTTTGGCCTGTGATCTTTGGCTCTCCATTGACTATGTTGCCAGTAATGCCTCTGTCATGAATCTCCTTGTGATAAGTTTTGACAGGTATTTTTCCATCACTAGGCCACTAACATACAGAGCCAAACGAACAACCAAAAGGGCTGGGGTAATGATTGGTTTAGCATGGATCGTCTCTTTTGTTCTTTGGGCCCCTGCCATCTTGTTTTGGCAGTATTTCGTTGGGGAGAGGACTGTGCCTCCTGATGAATGTTTCATCCAGTTTCTAACTGAACCTATCATCACTTTCGGCACTGCCATAGCTGCCTTTTATTTGCCGGTCACCATTATGAGTATTTTGTACTGGAGGATCTACAAGGAGACGGAGAAACGCACCAAAGAGTTGGCAGGGCTACAGGCTTCGGGCAgcgaggcagaggcagcacgCTTTGTGCACCAGACAGGCAGCTCCCGGAGCTGCAGCAGCTACGAGCTGCAGCGGCAGAACATGAAACGCTCCGCCCGAAAGAAGTACGGACGCTGCCACTTCTGGCTCACAATGAAGAGCTGGGAACCCAGCACGGATCAGGGGGACCAAGAGCatagcagcagtgacagctggaACAACAACGATGCTGCTGCCTCCCTAGAAAATTCGGCCTCCTCTGACGAAGAAGACATTGCTGCAGAGACCAGAGCCATCTATTCAATCGTGCTGAAGCTTCCTGGTCACAGTGCTATCCTCAATTCCACAAAACTACCCTCCTCAGAAGATTTGCATGAGTCAGGGGATGAACTGCAGAAATCCGACACAGAATCGAAGGAAAAGAAACCTAAAAAATTGCACCCTCCCAAAAGCGTTCAGGATGGTGGAAATTTCCAAAAGAGCTTTACTAAGCTTCCAATTGAACCAGAGTCAGAAGAGACAACCACAGCTTCTGATGGCATCTCATCAGTGACCAAGACATCGACAGCCCTGCCCTTGTCCTTTAAGGAAGCAACCCTGGCAAAAAAGTTTGCCTTGAAGACCAGAAGTCAGATCACAAAACGAAAACGAATGTCACTtatcaaagaaaagaaagcgGCACAGACACTCAGTGCCATTTTGTTTGCCTTCATCATTACCTGGACCCCATATAACATCATGGTTCTGGTGAACACCTTTTGCAGCTGTATCCCCAAAACTTTCTGGCACCTGGGGTATTGGCTTTGCTACATCAATAGCACAGTGAACCCCATGTGCTATGCACTGTGTAACAAAACATTCAGAAACACTTTcaagatgctgctgctgtgccagtgtGACAAACGAAAACGACGCAAACAGCAGTATCAGCAAAGGCAGTCTGTCATTTTTCATAAGCGGATCCCTAGGGAGGCTTcataa
- the CHRM3 gene encoding muscarinic acetylcholine receptor M3 isoform X2, whose translation MILTGPCRLCQRGTMIMQNNSSSLPLFPNVSSFWKRDPHGPGLPDEAASLIGSYDFPQTTESFPFSTVESANMTLNATSKDPLGGHTVWQVVLIAFLTGILALVTIIGNILVIVAFKVNKQLKTVNNYFLLSLACADLIIGVLSMNLYTTYIIMDHWALGSLACDLWLSIDYVASNASVMNLLVISFDRYFSITRPLTYRAKRTTKRAGVMIGLAWIVSFVLWAPAILFWQYFVGERTVPPDECFIQFLTEPIITFGTAIAAFYLPVTIMSILYWRIYKETEKRTKELAGLQASGSEAEAARFVHQTGSSRSCSSYELQRQNMKRSARKKYGRCHFWLTMKSWEPSTDQGDQEHSSSDSWNNNDAAASLENSASSDEEDIAAETRAIYSIVLKLPGHSAILNSTKLPSSEDLHESGDELQKSDTESKEKKPKKLHPPKSVQDGGNFQKSFTKLPIEPESEETTTASDGISSVTKTSTALPLSFKEATLAKKFALKTRSQITKRKRMSLIKEKKAAQTLSAILFAFIITWTPYNIMVLVNTFCSCIPKTFWHLGYWLCYINSTVNPMCYALCNKTFRNTFKMLLLCQCDKRKRRKQQYQQRQSVIFHKRIPREAS comes from the coding sequence ACTATGTCAGAGAGGCACAATGATCATGCAAAACAACAGTTCATCCTTGCCCCTTTTTCCGAATGTGAGCTCCTTCTGGAAGAGAGATCCGCATGGACCGGGCCTCCCTGATGAAGCAGCATCACTCATTGGCAGCTATGATTTCCCTCAGACCACAGAGAGTTTCCCTTTCTCCACTGTGGAATCAGCAAACATGACCCTAAATGCCACAAGCAAAGACCCTCTGGGTGGACACACTGTCTGGCAAGTAGTTTTGATTGCTTTCCTCACTGGGATCCTTGCACTGGTGACCATCATAGGAAACATCTTAGTGATTGTTGCATTTAAGGTTAACAAACAACTGAAAACAGTCAACAACTACTTCTTGTTGAGCCTTGCTTGTGCAGATTTGATCATCGGTGTTCTCTCCATGAATCTTTATACCACATACATCATCATGGACCACTGGGCTTTGGGAAGTTTGGCCTGTGATCTTTGGCTCTCCATTGACTATGTTGCCAGTAATGCCTCTGTCATGAATCTCCTTGTGATAAGTTTTGACAGGTATTTTTCCATCACTAGGCCACTAACATACAGAGCCAAACGAACAACCAAAAGGGCTGGGGTAATGATTGGTTTAGCATGGATCGTCTCTTTTGTTCTTTGGGCCCCTGCCATCTTGTTTTGGCAGTATTTCGTTGGGGAGAGGACTGTGCCTCCTGATGAATGTTTCATCCAGTTTCTAACTGAACCTATCATCACTTTCGGCACTGCCATAGCTGCCTTTTATTTGCCGGTCACCATTATGAGTATTTTGTACTGGAGGATCTACAAGGAGACGGAGAAACGCACCAAAGAGTTGGCAGGGCTACAGGCTTCGGGCAgcgaggcagaggcagcacgCTTTGTGCACCAGACAGGCAGCTCCCGGAGCTGCAGCAGCTACGAGCTGCAGCGGCAGAACATGAAACGCTCCGCCCGAAAGAAGTACGGACGCTGCCACTTCTGGCTCACAATGAAGAGCTGGGAACCCAGCACGGATCAGGGGGACCAAGAGCatagcagcagtgacagctggaACAACAACGATGCTGCTGCCTCCCTAGAAAATTCGGCCTCCTCTGACGAAGAAGACATTGCTGCAGAGACCAGAGCCATCTATTCAATCGTGCTGAAGCTTCCTGGTCACAGTGCTATCCTCAATTCCACAAAACTACCCTCCTCAGAAGATTTGCATGAGTCAGGGGATGAACTGCAGAAATCCGACACAGAATCGAAGGAAAAGAAACCTAAAAAATTGCACCCTCCCAAAAGCGTTCAGGATGGTGGAAATTTCCAAAAGAGCTTTACTAAGCTTCCAATTGAACCAGAGTCAGAAGAGACAACCACAGCTTCTGATGGCATCTCATCAGTGACCAAGACATCGACAGCCCTGCCCTTGTCCTTTAAGGAAGCAACCCTGGCAAAAAAGTTTGCCTTGAAGACCAGAAGTCAGATCACAAAACGAAAACGAATGTCACTtatcaaagaaaagaaagcgGCACAGACACTCAGTGCCATTTTGTTTGCCTTCATCATTACCTGGACCCCATATAACATCATGGTTCTGGTGAACACCTTTTGCAGCTGTATCCCCAAAACTTTCTGGCACCTGGGGTATTGGCTTTGCTACATCAATAGCACAGTGAACCCCATGTGCTATGCACTGTGTAACAAAACATTCAGAAACACTTTcaagatgctgctgctgtgccagtgtGACAAACGAAAACGACGCAAACAGCAGTATCAGCAAAGGCAGTCTGTCATTTTTCATAAGCGGATCCCTAGGGAGGCTTcataa
- the CHRM3 gene encoding muscarinic acetylcholine receptor M3 isoform X3, producing the protein MIMQNNSSSLPLFPNVSSFWKRDPHGPGLPDEAASLIGSYDFPQTTESFPFSTVESANMTLNATSKDPLGGHTVWQVVLIAFLTGILALVTIIGNILVIVAFKVNKQLKTVNNYFLLSLACADLIIGVLSMNLYTTYIIMDHWALGSLACDLWLSIDYVASNASVMNLLVISFDRYFSITRPLTYRAKRTTKRAGVMIGLAWIVSFVLWAPAILFWQYFVGERTVPPDECFIQFLTEPIITFGTAIAAFYLPVTIMSILYWRIYKETEKRTKELAGLQASGSEAEAARFVHQTGSSRSCSSYELQRQNMKRSARKKYGRCHFWLTMKSWEPSTDQGDQEHSSSDSWNNNDAAASLENSASSDEEDIAAETRAIYSIVLKLPGHSAILNSTKLPSSEDLHESGDELQKSDTESKEKKPKKLHPPKSVQDGGNFQKSFTKLPIEPESEETTTASDGISSVTKTSTALPLSFKEATLAKKFALKTRSQITKRKRMSLIKEKKAAQTLSAILFAFIITWTPYNIMVLVNTFCSCIPKTFWHLGYWLCYINSTVNPMCYALCNKTFRNTFKMLLLCQCDKRKRRKQQYQQRQSVIFHKRIPREAS; encoded by the coding sequence ATGATCATGCAAAACAACAGTTCATCCTTGCCCCTTTTTCCGAATGTGAGCTCCTTCTGGAAGAGAGATCCGCATGGACCGGGCCTCCCTGATGAAGCAGCATCACTCATTGGCAGCTATGATTTCCCTCAGACCACAGAGAGTTTCCCTTTCTCCACTGTGGAATCAGCAAACATGACCCTAAATGCCACAAGCAAAGACCCTCTGGGTGGACACACTGTCTGGCAAGTAGTTTTGATTGCTTTCCTCACTGGGATCCTTGCACTGGTGACCATCATAGGAAACATCTTAGTGATTGTTGCATTTAAGGTTAACAAACAACTGAAAACAGTCAACAACTACTTCTTGTTGAGCCTTGCTTGTGCAGATTTGATCATCGGTGTTCTCTCCATGAATCTTTATACCACATACATCATCATGGACCACTGGGCTTTGGGAAGTTTGGCCTGTGATCTTTGGCTCTCCATTGACTATGTTGCCAGTAATGCCTCTGTCATGAATCTCCTTGTGATAAGTTTTGACAGGTATTTTTCCATCACTAGGCCACTAACATACAGAGCCAAACGAACAACCAAAAGGGCTGGGGTAATGATTGGTTTAGCATGGATCGTCTCTTTTGTTCTTTGGGCCCCTGCCATCTTGTTTTGGCAGTATTTCGTTGGGGAGAGGACTGTGCCTCCTGATGAATGTTTCATCCAGTTTCTAACTGAACCTATCATCACTTTCGGCACTGCCATAGCTGCCTTTTATTTGCCGGTCACCATTATGAGTATTTTGTACTGGAGGATCTACAAGGAGACGGAGAAACGCACCAAAGAGTTGGCAGGGCTACAGGCTTCGGGCAgcgaggcagaggcagcacgCTTTGTGCACCAGACAGGCAGCTCCCGGAGCTGCAGCAGCTACGAGCTGCAGCGGCAGAACATGAAACGCTCCGCCCGAAAGAAGTACGGACGCTGCCACTTCTGGCTCACAATGAAGAGCTGGGAACCCAGCACGGATCAGGGGGACCAAGAGCatagcagcagtgacagctggaACAACAACGATGCTGCTGCCTCCCTAGAAAATTCGGCCTCCTCTGACGAAGAAGACATTGCTGCAGAGACCAGAGCCATCTATTCAATCGTGCTGAAGCTTCCTGGTCACAGTGCTATCCTCAATTCCACAAAACTACCCTCCTCAGAAGATTTGCATGAGTCAGGGGATGAACTGCAGAAATCCGACACAGAATCGAAGGAAAAGAAACCTAAAAAATTGCACCCTCCCAAAAGCGTTCAGGATGGTGGAAATTTCCAAAAGAGCTTTACTAAGCTTCCAATTGAACCAGAGTCAGAAGAGACAACCACAGCTTCTGATGGCATCTCATCAGTGACCAAGACATCGACAGCCCTGCCCTTGTCCTTTAAGGAAGCAACCCTGGCAAAAAAGTTTGCCTTGAAGACCAGAAGTCAGATCACAAAACGAAAACGAATGTCACTtatcaaagaaaagaaagcgGCACAGACACTCAGTGCCATTTTGTTTGCCTTCATCATTACCTGGACCCCATATAACATCATGGTTCTGGTGAACACCTTTTGCAGCTGTATCCCCAAAACTTTCTGGCACCTGGGGTATTGGCTTTGCTACATCAATAGCACAGTGAACCCCATGTGCTATGCACTGTGTAACAAAACATTCAGAAACACTTTcaagatgctgctgctgtgccagtgtGACAAACGAAAACGACGCAAACAGCAGTATCAGCAAAGGCAGTCTGTCATTTTTCATAAGCGGATCCCTAGGGAGGCTTcataa